A DNA window from Pseudomonas wuhanensis contains the following coding sequences:
- the cysE gene encoding serine O-acetyltransferase, whose translation MFERLREDIQSVFHRDPAARNAFEVLTCYPGMHAIWIHRLSSALWGMGWKWLARLVSNFGRWLTGIEIHPGAKVGRRFFIDHGMGIVIGETAEIGNDVTLYQGVTLGGTSWNKGKRHPTLEDGVVVGAGAKVLGPFTVGAGAKVGSNAVVTKAVPPGATVVGIPGRIIVKSDEEQDAKRKAMAEKIGFDAYGVGEDMPDPVARAINQLLDHLQAVDGRLEGMCGALKDLGSNYCAKDLPELREEDFACVKDKDQSQVS comes from the coding sequence ATGTTCGAGCGTTTGCGTGAAGATATCCAAAGTGTTTTCCATCGTGACCCGGCGGCGCGTAATGCTTTTGAGGTTCTGACGTGCTACCCGGGCATGCACGCCATCTGGATCCATCGCCTGTCGTCAGCGTTGTGGGGCATGGGCTGGAAATGGCTGGCGCGGCTGGTGTCGAACTTCGGTCGCTGGTTGACCGGGATCGAGATTCATCCGGGTGCCAAAGTGGGTCGTCGATTCTTTATTGACCATGGCATGGGCATCGTTATCGGTGAGACCGCCGAGATCGGCAACGACGTCACCCTGTATCAAGGCGTGACCCTTGGCGGCACCAGCTGGAACAAGGGCAAGCGTCACCCGACGCTGGAAGATGGCGTAGTGGTCGGGGCGGGCGCCAAAGTACTCGGCCCGTTTACGGTGGGTGCCGGGGCCAAGGTGGGGTCCAATGCCGTGGTCACCAAGGCGGTTCCGCCCGGGGCGACAGTGGTGGGGATTCCAGGGCGGATCATCGTCAAGTCCGATGAAGAGCAGGACGCCAAGCGCAAGGCCATGGCCGAGAAGATCGGTTTCGATGCCTACGGTGTCGGTGAAGACATGCCGGATCCGGTGGCACGAGCCATTAACCAGTTGCTCGATCATCTGCAGGCGGTAGATGGTCGACTTGAAGGCATGTGCGGGGCACTGAAGGATCTGGGTAGTAATTACTGTGCGAAAGATCTGCCTGAACTGCGCGAAGAAGACTTTGCCTGCGTGAAAGATAAGGATCAGAGTCAGGTCAGCTAG
- the suhB gene encoding type III secretion system regulator SuhB — protein sequence MQPMLNIALRAARSASELIFRSIERLDTIKVDEKDAKDYVSEVDRAAEQKIIDALRKAYPNHSIMGEETGMHAGSGIEGEEYLWIIDPLDGTTNFLRGIPHFAVSIACKYRGRLEHAVVLDPVRQEEFTASRGRGAQLNGRRLRVSGRTSLDGALLGTGFPFRDDQMDNLDNYLGMFRALVGQTAGIRRAGSASLDLAYVAAGRFDAFWESGLSEWDMAAGALLIQEAGGLVSDFTGGHDFLEKGHIVAGNTKCFKAVLTAIQPHLPASLKR from the coding sequence ATGCAGCCCATGCTGAATATCGCGCTGCGCGCCGCCCGCAGCGCCAGTGAATTGATTTTCCGCTCCATCGAGCGCCTGGATACCATCAAGGTCGACGAAAAAGACGCCAAGGATTACGTATCCGAGGTGGATCGCGCCGCCGAACAGAAAATCATCGATGCGCTGCGCAAGGCTTATCCTAATCACTCGATCATGGGTGAAGAAACCGGCATGCACGCCGGTAGCGGCATCGAAGGCGAAGAGTACCTGTGGATCATCGACCCACTGGACGGCACCACCAACTTCCTGCGCGGCATTCCTCACTTCGCTGTCAGCATTGCCTGCAAATACCGCGGTCGCCTGGAGCACGCTGTTGTTCTGGACCCGGTTCGCCAGGAAGAATTCACCGCCAGCCGTGGTCGCGGCGCCCAACTGAACGGTCGTCGCCTGCGCGTTAGCGGCCGCACCAGCCTGGACGGCGCCCTGCTGGGTACCGGCTTCCCATTCCGCGACGACCAGATGGACAACCTCGACAACTACCTGGGCATGTTCCGCGCCCTGGTTGGCCAGACCGCCGGCATCCGCCGCGCTGGCTCGGCGAGCCTGGACCTGGCCTACGTGGCCGCCGGCCGTTTCGATGCGTTCTGGGAGTCGGGCCTGTCCGAGTGGGACATGGCTGCAGGCGCCCTGCTGATCCAGGAAGCTGGCGGCCTGGTGAGCGACTTCACCGGCGGTCACGACTTCCTTGAGAAAGGCCACATCGTTGCCGGCAACACCAAATGCTTCAAGGCAGTATTGACGGCGATCCAGCCGCACCTGCCAGCTTCGCTGAAGCGCTAA
- the rlmN gene encoding 23S rRNA (adenine(2503)-C(2))-methyltransferase RlmN, producing MTTSTVKTNLLGLTQQEMEKFFDSIGEKRFRAGQVMKWIHHLGVDDFDAMTNVSKALRDKLKAIAEVRGPEVVSEDISTDGTRKWVVRVASGSCVETVYIPQGKRGTLCVSSQAGCALDCSFCSTGKQGFNSNLTAAEVIGQVWIANKSFGSIPATADRAITNVVMMGMGEPLLNFDNVVAAMHLMMDDLGYGISKRRVTLSTSGVVPMIDELSKHIDVSLALSLHAPNDALRNQLVPINKKYPLKMLLESCQRYMSSLGEKRVLTIEYTLLKDINDKVEHAVEMIELLKNIPCKINLIPFNPFPHSGYERPSNNAIRRFQDQLHHAGFNVTVRTTRGEDIDAACGQLVGQVLDRTRRSERYIAVRELSAENDIATNAANNN from the coding sequence ATGACTACATCGACTGTAAAAACCAACCTGCTGGGTCTGACTCAACAGGAAATGGAAAAATTCTTCGACTCAATCGGGGAGAAGCGTTTCCGTGCCGGTCAGGTAATGAAATGGATTCACCACCTTGGCGTTGATGATTTCGACGCCATGACGAACGTCAGCAAGGCCTTGCGCGACAAGCTCAAGGCCATTGCTGAAGTCCGCGGCCCCGAAGTGGTCAGCGAGGACATCTCCACCGATGGCACCCGTAAGTGGGTGGTGCGCGTGGCGTCCGGTAGCTGCGTCGAGACCGTGTACATTCCCCAGGGCAAACGCGGCACTCTGTGCGTTTCGTCCCAGGCAGGCTGTGCCCTGGATTGCAGCTTCTGCTCCACCGGCAAGCAAGGTTTCAACAGCAACCTCACCGCCGCCGAAGTGATCGGTCAGGTGTGGATTGCCAATAAATCGTTCGGCAGCATCCCGGCGACCGCCGACCGTGCCATCACCAACGTGGTGATGATGGGCATGGGTGAGCCGCTGCTGAACTTCGACAACGTCGTGGCCGCCATGCATCTGATGATGGATGACCTGGGCTACGGGATCTCCAAGCGCCGCGTAACCCTGTCCACTTCGGGCGTGGTGCCGATGATCGATGAGTTGTCCAAGCACATCGACGTGTCCCTGGCGTTGTCGCTGCACGCACCAAACGACGCATTGCGTAACCAATTGGTGCCGATCAACAAAAAATATCCGCTTAAGATGCTGCTCGAGTCGTGCCAGCGCTACATGTCGTCCCTGGGCGAAAAGCGCGTGTTGACCATCGAGTACACCTTGCTCAAGGACATCAACGACAAGGTTGAACATGCCGTTGAGATGATCGAGTTGCTCAAGAACATCCCGTGCAAGATCAACCTGATTCCGTTCAACCCGTTCCCGCATTCCGGTTACGAGCGCCCGAGCAACAACGCGATTCGCCGGTTTCAGGATCAGCTTCACCATGCAGGCTTCAATGTCACCGTACGCACCACCCGCGGTGAAGACATCGATGCCGCGTGTGGCCAATTGGTAGGGCAGGTGCTGGATCGCACCCGTCGCAGCGAACGTTATATCGCCGTGCGCGAATTGAGCGCCGAAAACGATATCGCAACAAACGCCGCGAACAATAATTAA
- the hscA gene encoding Fe-S protein assembly chaperone HscA translates to MALLQIAEPGQSPQPHQRRLAVGIDLGTTNSLVAALRSGLSEPLADAQGQVILPSAVRYHADRVEVGESAKLAAASDPLNTVLSVKRLMGRGLSDVKQLGDQLPYRFVDGESHMPFIDTVQGPKSPVEVSADILKVLRQRAEATLGGELVGAVITVPAYFDDAQRQATKDAAKLAGLNVLRLLNEPTAAAVAYGLDQQAEGLVAIYDLGGGTFDISILRLTGGVFEVLATGGDSALGGDDFDHAIAGWIIEGAGLSADLDPGTQRNLLQTACAAKEALTHCSSVEVAYGDWKAELTREAFNALIEPMVARSLKACRRAVRDSGIELEDVHAVVMVGGSTRVPRVREAVAHAFGREPLTEIDPDQVVAIGAAIQADTLAGNKRDGGELLLLDVIPLSLGLETMGGLMEKVIPRNTTIPVARAQDFTTYKDGQSAMAIHVLQGERELISDCRSLARFELRGIPAMVAGAAKIRVTFQVDADGLLSVSARELGSGVEASIQVKPSYGLTDGEIAKMLKDSFQHANDDKVARVLREQQVDAQRLIEAVQGALDVDGERLLDAEERMVIELQMQELTELMKGTDGYAIEQQTKRLSQVTDAFAARRLDSTVKAALAGRNLNEIEE, encoded by the coding sequence ATGGCCCTACTGCAGATCGCCGAACCCGGCCAAAGTCCTCAACCGCACCAGCGTCGTCTGGCTGTGGGGATCGACTTGGGCACTACCAATTCGCTGGTCGCTGCATTGCGCAGTGGTCTTTCCGAGCCTCTGGCTGACGCGCAAGGGCAGGTCATCCTGCCGTCTGCCGTGCGCTATCACGCCGATCGCGTCGAAGTCGGCGAATCGGCCAAACTGGCCGCCGCGTCCGATCCTTTGAACACTGTGCTGTCGGTCAAGCGCTTGATGGGTCGTGGTTTGTCCGACGTCAAGCAATTGGGCGACCAGCTGCCGTACCGTTTCGTCGACGGCGAGTCGCACATGCCGTTCATCGACACTGTGCAAGGCCCGAAAAGCCCGGTCGAAGTCTCCGCCGATATCCTCAAAGTGCTGCGTCAGCGTGCTGAAGCGACCTTGGGTGGCGAATTGGTTGGCGCGGTGATTACCGTTCCAGCCTATTTCGATGATGCACAGCGTCAAGCCACCAAGGACGCGGCCAAGCTGGCCGGTCTGAACGTGCTGCGCTTGCTCAATGAGCCAACCGCTGCTGCGGTGGCTTACGGTCTGGATCAACAGGCTGAAGGCCTGGTTGCCATTTATGACCTGGGCGGCGGCACCTTTGATATTTCGATTCTGCGCCTGACCGGCGGTGTGTTCGAAGTGCTGGCTACCGGCGGCGACAGCGCTTTGGGTGGCGATGACTTCGATCACGCTATTGCTGGCTGGATTATCGAGGGCGCCGGTCTGTCGGCCGACCTCGATCCGGGTACGCAACGTAATCTGCTGCAAACCGCGTGCGCAGCCAAAGAAGCCCTGACCCATTGCTCGTCCGTCGAAGTCGCTTATGGTGACTGGAAGGCCGAGTTGACCCGTGAAGCCTTCAATGCGCTGATCGAGCCAATGGTTGCTCGCAGCCTGAAAGCCTGCCGTCGCGCGGTGCGTGATTCCGGTATCGAGCTGGAAGACGTTCATGCGGTGGTCATGGTCGGCGGCTCGACGCGCGTGCCTCGCGTCCGCGAAGCCGTTGCGCACGCCTTCGGTCGCGAACCGCTGACCGAAATCGATCCGGATCAAGTCGTGGCCATCGGTGCCGCGATCCAGGCCGATACCCTGGCTGGCAACAAGCGTGACGGCGGCGAACTGCTGTTGCTCGACGTGATTCCGTTGTCCCTGGGGCTGGAAACCATGGGCGGTCTGATGGAGAAGGTGATTCCGCGCAATACCACCATCCCCGTCGCCCGGGCTCAGGACTTCACCACTTATAAAGATGGTCAGTCGGCCATGGCGATCCACGTATTGCAGGGCGAGCGCGAGCTGATCAGTGACTGCCGCTCCCTGGCGCGCTTCGAATTGCGCGGTATTCCTGCGATGGTCGCTGGTGCGGCGAAGATTCGCGTGACCTTCCAGGTCGATGCAGACGGTCTGCTCAGTGTCTCGGCCCGCGAATTGGGTTCGGGTGTCGAAGCCAGCATTCAGGTCAAACCGTCCTACGGCCTGACCGACGGTGAAATCGCCAAGATGCTCAAGGATTCGTTCCAGCACGCCAACGACGACAAGGTCGCCCGCGTATTGCGTGAGCAGCAGGTCGATGCCCAGCGCCTGATCGAGGCGGTTCAGGGGGCTCTGGATGTCGACGGCGAACGCTTGCTCGACGCCGAAGAGCGCATGGTCATCGAATTGCAGATGCAGGAGCTGACCGAATTGATGAAAGGCACCGATGGTTACGCCATTGAGCAGCAGACCAAACGTCTGTCGCAAGTGACCGATGCCTTTGCTGCCCGCCGCCTGGACTCGACGGTGAAAGCCGCTCTGGCGGGGCGCAATCTGAATGAAATCGAGGAATAA
- the fdx gene encoding ISC system 2Fe-2S type ferredoxin, with translation MPQVIFLPHEKFCPEGMVVEAEPGISILELAHEHHIEMESACGGVCACTTCHCIIREGFDSLEEADELEEDYLDKAWGLEAQSRLACQAKVGTEDLTVEIPKYSLNHAAEAPH, from the coding sequence ATGCCGCAGGTCATTTTTCTGCCACACGAGAAGTTCTGCCCGGAAGGCATGGTTGTGGAGGCTGAGCCTGGCATATCCATTCTCGAACTGGCCCATGAACACCATATCGAGATGGAAAGTGCTTGTGGTGGCGTCTGCGCGTGCACCACTTGTCACTGCATCATTCGTGAGGGTTTCGACTCGCTGGAAGAGGCTGATGAGCTGGAGGAAGACTATCTTGATAAGGCCTGGGGGCTGGAAGCTCAGTCACGTCTGGCCTGTCAGGCAAAAGTCGGGACTGAAGACCTGACCGTTGAAATTCCGAAATACTCGCTCAACCATGCCGCCGAAGCGCCGCACTGA
- a CDS encoding IscS subfamily cysteine desulfurase, which produces MKLPIYLDYSATTPVDPRVAQKMSECLLVDGNFGNPASRSHVFGWKAEESVENARRQVADLVNADPREIVWTSGATESDNLAIKGAAHFYSTKGKHLITTKIEHKAVLDTMRQLEREGFEVTYLDPREDGLVTPEMVEAALRDDTILVSVMHVNNEIGTINDIAAIGELTRSKGILFHVDAAQSTGKVEIDLSKLKVDLMSFSAHKTYGPKGIGALYVSRKPRVRIEATMHGGGHERGMRSGTLATHQIVGMGEAFRVAKEDMAAENARIKALSDRFFKQVEGLEELYVNGSMTARVPHNLNLSFNYVEGESLIMALKDLAVSSGSACTSASLEPSYVLRALGRNDELAHSSIRFTFGRFTTEEEIDYAAQKVCEAVTKLRTLSPLWDMYKDGVDISKIEWAAH; this is translated from the coding sequence ATGAAATTGCCGATTTACCTTGATTACTCTGCGACCACCCCGGTTGATCCGCGTGTCGCGCAAAAGATGAGTGAATGCCTGCTGGTCGACGGAAACTTCGGTAACCCGGCGTCCCGTTCCCACGTGTTCGGCTGGAAAGCTGAAGAGTCCGTCGAGAACGCTCGTCGTCAGGTCGCTGACCTGGTTAACGCCGACCCGCGTGAAATCGTCTGGACCTCCGGTGCCACCGAGTCCGACAACCTGGCAATCAAGGGTGCGGCGCATTTCTACTCCACCAAAGGCAAGCACCTGATCACCACCAAGATTGAGCACAAGGCTGTCCTCGACACCATGCGCCAACTGGAGCGTGAAGGTTTCGAAGTGACTTACCTCGATCCTCGCGAAGATGGTCTGGTCACTCCAGAGATGGTTGAAGCTGCCCTGCGCGATGACACCATCCTGGTGTCGGTCATGCACGTGAACAACGAAATCGGCACCATCAACGACATCGCAGCCATCGGCGAACTGACCCGCTCCAAGGGGATCCTGTTCCACGTCGACGCTGCTCAGTCCACCGGCAAGGTCGAGATTGACCTGTCGAAGCTGAAAGTCGACCTGATGTCGTTCTCTGCCCACAAAACCTACGGCCCTAAAGGCATCGGCGCGCTGTACGTCAGCCGCAAGCCGCGTGTGCGCATCGAAGCGACCATGCACGGCGGCGGTCACGAGCGTGGCATGCGCTCCGGCACCCTGGCGACCCACCAGATCGTCGGCATGGGCGAAGCGTTCCGTGTGGCCAAGGAAGACATGGCTGCCGAAAATGCACGCATCAAAGCCCTGAGCGACCGTTTCTTCAAGCAGGTCGAAGGCCTGGAAGAGCTGTACGTCAACGGCAGCATGACCGCTCGCGTACCGCACAACCTGAACCTGAGCTTCAACTACGTCGAAGGCGAGTCGCTGATCATGGCGCTCAAGGATCTGGCGGTTTCGTCCGGTTCGGCCTGCACCTCGGCGTCGCTTGAGCCTTCGTATGTACTGCGCGCCCTGGGCCGCAACGACGAACTGGCACACAGCTCGATTCGCTTCACCTTCGGCCGATTCACCACCGAAGAAGAAATCGACTACGCCGCGCAGAAAGTCTGCGAGGCCGTCACCAAGCTGCGCACTCTGTCGCCGCTGTGGGACATGTACAAAGACGGCGTCGACATTTCGAAAATCGAGTGGGCGGCACACTGA
- the ndk gene encoding nucleoside-diphosphate kinase, whose translation MAVQRTFSIIKPDAVAKNVIGKIVSRFEDAGLRVVASKMKQLSKAEAEGFYAEHSARGFFNDLVAFMISGPVVVQVLEGENAIALNRELMGATNPKEAAAGTIRADFADSIDANAVHGSDSEAAAAREISYFFAATEVTTR comes from the coding sequence ATGGCTGTTCAACGTACTTTCTCCATCATCAAGCCTGACGCCGTTGCTAAAAACGTGATCGGCAAGATCGTTTCCCGTTTCGAAGACGCTGGCCTGCGCGTTGTAGCTTCGAAAATGAAGCAACTGTCCAAAGCCGAAGCTGAAGGCTTCTACGCTGAGCACAGCGCTCGTGGTTTCTTCAACGACCTGGTTGCTTTCATGATCTCCGGTCCGGTTGTCGTTCAGGTTCTGGAAGGCGAAAACGCTATCGCTCTGAACCGTGAGCTGATGGGCGCTACCAACCCTAAAGAAGCTGCTGCCGGCACCATCCGCGCTGACTTCGCTGATTCCATCGACGCCAACGCTGTACACGGTTCGGACTCCGAAGCCGCTGCTGCTCGCGAAATCTCGTACTTCTTCGCAGCTACTGAAGTAACCACTCGCTAA
- the trmJ gene encoding tRNA (cytosine(32)/uridine(32)-2'-O)-methyltransferase TrmJ — protein sequence MLQNIRVVLVNTSHPGNIGGAARAMKNMGLSRLVLVEPRLFPHHEADARASGAGDILEKAQVVATLEDALVGCNLVLGTSARDRRIPWPLLDPRECGVKVVGEAEQGAEIALVFGREDSGLTNEELQRCHYHVHIPSDPEFSSLNLGAAVQVLSYEVRMSWLAAAGQPSKVEKDEVASTKSGELATMDELERFYEHLEQTLVAIEFLDPEKPRHLMARLRRLYGRSSVSRAEMNILRGILTETQKAARGELLKRKD from the coding sequence TTGCTGCAAAACATTCGTGTCGTCCTGGTCAATACCAGTCACCCCGGAAATATCGGCGGGGCTGCGCGTGCCATGAAGAACATGGGCCTGTCGCGGCTGGTGCTGGTCGAACCGCGGTTGTTCCCGCATCACGAGGCCGATGCGCGTGCGTCTGGCGCCGGTGACATCCTTGAAAAAGCTCAGGTCGTCGCCACTCTGGAAGATGCCTTGGTCGGCTGTAATCTGGTGCTGGGTACCAGTGCTCGTGATCGTCGCATTCCCTGGCCGTTGCTCGACCCCCGCGAATGCGGTGTGAAGGTGGTCGGGGAGGCGGAGCAGGGTGCCGAGATCGCATTGGTGTTTGGTCGTGAAGACTCCGGCCTGACCAATGAAGAGCTGCAGCGATGTCATTATCACGTGCACATCCCATCAGACCCCGAGTTCAGTTCGCTGAACCTTGGGGCGGCGGTGCAGGTGTTGAGCTATGAAGTGCGCATGTCCTGGTTGGCGGCTGCAGGTCAGCCGAGCAAGGTCGAGAAGGATGAAGTGGCGTCCACCAAGAGTGGTGAGCTGGCGACCATGGATGAGCTAGAGCGATTCTATGAACACCTGGAGCAAACGCTGGTGGCCATCGAATTCCTCGACCCGGAAAAACCACGGCACTTGATGGCGCGCCTGCGCCGTTTGTACGGACGCAGCTCGGTCAGCCGGGCGGAAATGAATATATTGCGTGGCATCCTCACGGAAACCCAGAAAGCGGCCCGTGGTGAGCTTCTAAAACGGAAGGATTAA
- the iscX gene encoding Fe-S cluster assembly protein IscX → MSLKWVDVLEIAIQLAESKPGVDPRYVNFVDLHQWVLALPEFSDDPTRGGEKVLEAIQAAWIEEAD, encoded by the coding sequence ATGAGTCTGAAATGGGTTGATGTGCTGGAAATCGCGATCCAGCTGGCTGAGTCAAAGCCGGGTGTGGACCCGCGTTATGTGAACTTCGTCGATCTGCACCAATGGGTGCTGGCATTGCCGGAGTTCAGTGATGATCCGACCCGCGGTGGCGAGAAGGTGCTTGAAGCCATTCAGGCCGCCTGGATCGAAGAAGCAGACTGA
- the iscU gene encoding Fe-S cluster assembly scaffold IscU encodes MAYSEKVIDHYENPRNVGKMDAEDPDVGTGMVGAPACGDVMRLQIKVNEQGIIEDAKFKTYGCGSAIASSSLATEWMKGKTLDEAETIKNTQLAEELALPPVKIHCSVLAEDAIKAAVRDYKQKKGLI; translated from the coding sequence ATGGCTTACAGCGAAAAGGTCATCGACCACTACGAGAACCCGCGCAACGTCGGCAAGATGGATGCAGAAGATCCTGATGTCGGCACCGGCATGGTCGGCGCTCCGGCGTGCGGTGACGTGATGCGTCTGCAGATCAAGGTCAACGAGCAAGGCATCATCGAAGACGCCAAGTTCAAGACTTACGGTTGCGGTTCGGCGATCGCCTCCAGCTCCCTGGCGACCGAGTGGATGAAAGGCAAGACTCTGGATGAAGCAGAGACCATCAAGAACACTCAACTGGCCGAAGAACTGGCCCTGCCGCCAGTGAAAATTCACTGCTCCGTACTTGCTGAAGACGCTATCAAAGCGGCCGTTCGCGACTACAAGCAGAAGAAAGGCTTGATCTGA
- the hscB gene encoding co-chaperone HscB — MGTPCHFALFELKPSFRLDLDQLATRYRELARGVHPDRFADASEREQRLALEQSASLNEAYQTLKSPPKRARYLLAMGGRELPLEVTVHDPEFLLQQMELREELEDLQDSADLAGVAVFKRRLKTAQDELNESFAACWDDAAQREQAERLMRRMQFLDKLTYEVRQLEERLDD, encoded by the coding sequence GTGGGTACTCCTTGTCATTTCGCTTTGTTTGAGCTGAAGCCGAGCTTCCGTCTGGATCTCGATCAGTTGGCCACGCGCTACCGTGAGTTGGCGCGCGGTGTTCATCCGGACCGCTTTGCAGACGCTTCCGAGCGTGAGCAGCGGCTGGCGCTAGAGCAATCCGCGAGCCTCAACGAGGCCTACCAGACGCTCAAAAGTCCCCCCAAGCGCGCGCGCTACTTGCTCGCCATGGGTGGTCGCGAGCTGCCGCTGGAGGTCACGGTGCATGATCCGGAGTTTCTTCTGCAGCAGATGGAGCTGCGTGAAGAGCTCGAAGACCTGCAAGACAGCGCCGATCTGGCGGGTGTCGCAGTGTTCAAGCGTCGCCTGAAGACTGCGCAGGATGAACTGAACGAAAGCTTCGCAGCCTGTTGGGATGATGCAGCGCAACGTGAACAGGCCGAGCGCCTGATGCGGCGTATGCAGTTCCTCGACAAGCTCACCTACGAAGTGCGCCAGTTAGAAGAGCGCCTCGACGATTAA
- the iscR gene encoding Fe-S cluster assembly transcriptional regulator IscR yields MRLTTKGRYAVTAMLDLALHAQHGPVSLADISERQGISLSYLEQLFAKLRRSNLVSSVRGPGGGYQLSRDMQGIQVAQVIDAVNESVDATKCQGQGDCHQGDTCLTHHLWCDLSLQIHEFLSGISLADLVTRREVQEVAQRQDQRRCNSKAPRLDKIEASAVE; encoded by the coding sequence ATGCGACTGACTACAAAAGGCCGATACGCCGTGACCGCCATGCTTGACCTGGCGTTGCACGCGCAGCACGGGCCGGTGTCCCTGGCCGATATCTCCGAGCGCCAAGGCATTTCCCTGTCCTACCTCGAGCAGCTTTTTGCCAAATTGCGCCGCAGCAATCTGGTGTCCAGTGTTCGCGGTCCAGGCGGTGGTTACCAGCTGTCCCGCGATATGCAGGGGATTCAGGTCGCCCAGGTGATCGATGCGGTCAACGAATCGGTCGATGCAACCAAATGCCAGGGCCAGGGCGATTGCCATCAAGGCGACACCTGTCTGACCCACCACTTGTGGTGCGATCTGAGCCTGCAGATTCACGAATTTCTGAGCGGTATCAGCTTGGCTGACCTTGTAACTCGCCGTGAGGTGCAAGAAGTAGCCCAGCGTCAGGACCAGCGTCGTTGCAATAGCAAGGCGCCGCGCCTGGACAAGATTGAAGCGTCCGCCGTCGAATGA
- the iscA gene encoding iron-sulfur cluster assembly protein IscA, with translation MAISMTEAAAQHVRRSLNGRGKGEGIRLGVRTTGCSGLAYVLEFVDEVVAEDQVFESHGEKVIIDPKSLAYLDGTELDFVKEGLNEGFKFNNPNVRGECGCGESFNI, from the coding sequence ATGGCTATCAGCATGACAGAAGCGGCTGCTCAACACGTGCGACGCTCCCTCAACGGGCGCGGCAAAGGTGAAGGGATTCGCCTGGGTGTTCGCACCACAGGCTGTTCCGGCCTTGCCTACGTGCTGGAGTTTGTCGACGAGGTGGTGGCAGAGGATCAGGTGTTCGAAAGTCACGGCGAGAAAGTGATCATCGACCCGAAAAGCCTGGCCTACCTGGACGGCACCGAACTCGATTTCGTCAAGGAAGGGTTGAACGAAGGCTTCAAGTTCAACAATCCCAACGTGCGCGGTGAATGTGGCTGCGGCGAAAGCTTCAACATCTGA
- the pilW gene encoding type IV pilus biogenesis/stability protein PilW: MSLRFALLVLLASLCAGCVLSGDFNPMKTSKGRDEARAAYVQLGLGYLQQGMTERAKVPLKKALDLDSSDPDANAALGLVFQAEMEPELADQHFRKALSSRPADARILNNYGSFLFEEKRYKEAYERFEQAAADTLYPERSRVFENLGMTASKLGQRDLARQQLEKALRLNRQQPRALLEMAELSYEDRHYVPARDYYDRFSLLTEQNARSLLLGVRLAKVFEDRDKAASFGLQLKRLYPGTPEYQQYLSEQ; this comes from the coding sequence ATGTCCCTGCGCTTCGCGCTGCTTGTGCTGTTGGCCAGCCTCTGTGCTGGTTGTGTCCTGTCGGGCGATTTCAACCCGATGAAGACCAGCAAGGGCCGTGATGAAGCGCGTGCCGCCTACGTGCAGCTGGGCCTGGGGTATCTGCAGCAGGGCATGACCGAGCGCGCCAAAGTCCCGTTGAAGAAGGCCTTGGACCTGGACAGCTCGGATCCTGACGCCAACGCGGCACTGGGGCTGGTGTTCCAGGCCGAGATGGAACCGGAACTGGCCGATCAGCATTTTCGCAAGGCACTGTCCTCTCGTCCCGCCGATGCGCGAATCCTGAATAACTACGGCAGTTTTCTTTTCGAAGAGAAACGTTACAAAGAGGCGTACGAACGCTTCGAACAGGCCGCTGCCGATACCCTGTATCCTGAGCGTTCACGGGTTTTCGAAAACCTGGGCATGACCGCTTCAAAGCTTGGCCAGCGTGATCTGGCCCGCCAGCAACTGGAAAAAGCCCTGCGTTTGAATCGACAACAGCCACGTGCATTGCTGGAAATGGCTGAGTTGTCTTACGAAGACAGGCATTATGTGCCCGCGCGTGACTACTACGACCGTTTTAGCCTGCTCACCGAACAAAATGCACGTAGTCTATTGCTCGGCGTTCGGCTGGCAAAAGTGTTCGAAGATCGCGACAAGGCCGCCAGTTTTGGCCTGCAATTAAAACGACTCTATCCCGGTACGCCGGAATATCAGCAATACCTGTCGGAGCAATGA